A single genomic interval of Arthrobacter sp. NicSoilB8 harbors:
- the rdgB gene encoding RdgB/HAM1 family non-canonical purine NTP pyrophosphatase — protein sequence MTQAPFAGAPVAGSTDAGGPAPRLVLATHNKGKLRELRELLRGQVPGLDVDTQVVDAGAVGAPDVAETGVTFAENSLLKARAVAEATGLVAIADDSGLSVDVLGGAPGIFSARWSGRHGDDAANLRLLLAQLADVPDEYRGAAFVCAAALAVPASPAGDGREVVEYGQLEGVLLREPRGDGGFGYDPVLQPSGLDRSCAELMPEEKNAISHRGHAFRALLPAIVEALAGT from the coding sequence GTGACGCAGGCGCCATTCGCGGGAGCGCCGGTTGCCGGCAGTACTGACGCCGGCGGCCCGGCGCCCCGGCTCGTCCTCGCCACCCACAACAAGGGCAAGCTGCGCGAACTCCGCGAGCTGCTGCGCGGCCAGGTGCCCGGGCTCGACGTCGACACCCAGGTGGTGGACGCCGGCGCGGTCGGTGCCCCCGACGTCGCCGAGACCGGCGTGACCTTCGCCGAAAACTCGCTCCTGAAGGCGCGGGCCGTGGCGGAGGCCACCGGGCTCGTGGCGATCGCCGACGACTCCGGGCTTTCCGTGGACGTGCTGGGCGGCGCGCCCGGAATCTTCTCCGCGCGCTGGTCCGGCCGGCACGGCGACGACGCCGCGAACCTGCGGCTGCTGCTGGCCCAGCTGGCCGACGTGCCGGACGAGTACCGCGGGGCCGCGTTCGTGTGCGCCGCGGCGCTGGCGGTGCCCGCGTCACCGGCCGGGGACGGCCGGGAAGTGGTGGAGTACGGCCAGCTGGAAGGGGTGCTCCTGCGCGAGCCGCGCGGGGACGGCGGCTTCGGCTACGACCCCGTCCTGCAGCCGAGCGGGCTGGACCGCAGCTGCGCCGAGCTCATGCCCGAGGAGAAGAACGCCATCAGCCACCGGGGCCACGCGTTCCGGGCGCTGCTTCCGGCCATCGTCGAGGCCCTGGCCGGGACGTAG
- a CDS encoding VTT domain-containing protein: protein MSDLAVSALGGAGPVQPQLASFLPDWLNPQVFLANPAFAPWVVLLVCGIIFAETGLLIGFFLPGDSMLFTAGLLVATGTIQVNIWVLTALIIVAAIVGNQVGYLIGSTAGPALFNKPNSKLFKRENVENAHAFFEKHGGKALILARFVPIIRTFVPVIVGVAQMSKRKFFTYNVIGAVLWGGGVTLLGYVLGDKVPWVKDNLDIIFIAIVLVSVIPIAIEVIRGAIAKRQAEKYGTDVVEEFIEEHEPEEERRTP, encoded by the coding sequence ATGAGCGACCTCGCCGTGTCCGCCCTCGGCGGCGCCGGCCCCGTGCAGCCGCAGCTGGCCTCCTTCCTGCCCGACTGGCTCAACCCGCAGGTTTTCCTGGCGAACCCGGCCTTCGCGCCCTGGGTGGTGCTGCTGGTCTGCGGCATCATCTTCGCCGAGACCGGGCTGCTGATCGGCTTCTTCCTGCCCGGCGATTCCATGCTGTTCACGGCCGGGCTGCTCGTGGCCACCGGCACCATCCAGGTCAACATCTGGGTCCTGACCGCCCTGATCATCGTCGCCGCGATTGTCGGCAACCAGGTCGGGTACCTCATCGGGTCCACCGCGGGACCTGCCCTGTTCAACAAGCCCAATTCGAAGCTCTTCAAGCGTGAAAACGTGGAAAACGCCCACGCCTTCTTCGAAAAGCACGGTGGCAAGGCCCTGATCCTGGCCCGTTTCGTCCCGATCATCCGCACCTTCGTCCCGGTGATCGTGGGCGTCGCGCAGATGAGCAAGCGCAAATTCTTCACCTACAACGTGATCGGCGCGGTGCTGTGGGGCGGCGGCGTCACCCTCCTCGGCTACGTGCTCGGGGACAAGGTGCCGTGGGTCAAGGACAACCTCGACATCATCTTCATCGCCATCGTGCTGGTCTCCGTGATCCCGATCGCCATCGAGGTCATCCGCGGCGCCATCGCCAAGCGGCAGGCCGAGAAGTACGGCACGGACGTCGTGGAGGAGTTCATCGAAGAGCACGAACCGGAAGAAGAGCGCCGGACGCCCTGA
- a CDS encoding ADP-ribosylglycohydrolase family protein — MSIEPGTTPAPAPAPGPSDAAAPAHGSRIHGCLLGGALGDSLGYAVEFDDISAIRARFGPAGLQEFSALDAGSPFSDDTQMTLYTADGLLEALEWANDGVAADLNACLWLAYLRWLGTQGVAVPTSAPFQPPRWIDGQEVLKHRRAPGNACLSGLATGEMGTVQRPVNPGSKGCGTVMRSAPFGLIPHLEPETVYKFSADAASLTHGHPAARQSAGVFSLVIHALSAGLGLREAAESALGHLHGGVLRKGEDPDADVVARLEAALRLAGDLPGTGGILSPENLVSELGEGWVAEEALAVALYAVLATAPETGAEPDTSAGAGAGEAHFRAAIPVAVNHSGDSDSTASIAGNILGAYYGEQCLPAGWLAALEAPEVIRGMASRLAAVTGS, encoded by the coding sequence ATGAGCATCGAGCCCGGGACCACGCCCGCCCCAGCCCCAGCACCCGGCCCGTCGGACGCCGCGGCCCCCGCCCACGGCTCGCGCATCCACGGCTGCCTGCTGGGCGGTGCACTCGGCGATTCGCTCGGCTACGCCGTCGAATTCGACGACATTTCCGCGATCCGCGCCCGGTTCGGTCCCGCGGGCCTGCAGGAGTTTTCCGCGCTCGACGCCGGCAGCCCGTTCTCGGACGACACCCAAATGACGCTGTACACGGCGGACGGCCTCCTCGAGGCGCTGGAATGGGCCAACGACGGTGTGGCGGCCGACCTCAACGCGTGCCTGTGGCTTGCGTACCTGCGCTGGCTGGGCACCCAGGGCGTCGCGGTGCCGACGTCGGCCCCCTTCCAGCCGCCGCGCTGGATCGATGGCCAGGAGGTCCTGAAGCACCGCCGCGCACCCGGCAACGCCTGCCTGAGCGGACTCGCCACGGGCGAGATGGGAACCGTTCAGCGGCCGGTCAACCCCGGCTCGAAGGGCTGCGGCACGGTGATGCGCTCGGCACCGTTCGGCCTGATCCCCCACCTCGAGCCCGAAACGGTCTACAAGTTCAGTGCCGATGCCGCGTCACTGACCCATGGCCACCCTGCGGCACGGCAGAGCGCCGGGGTCTTCAGCCTGGTCATCCACGCCCTGTCCGCCGGCCTGGGGCTCCGCGAAGCGGCGGAATCGGCCCTCGGGCACCTGCACGGCGGGGTCCTGCGGAAGGGCGAGGACCCTGATGCGGATGTGGTGGCACGGCTGGAGGCGGCACTGCGGCTCGCCGGAGACCTGCCCGGCACCGGCGGCATCCTGAGCCCGGAGAACCTCGTCAGCGAACTCGGCGAGGGATGGGTAGCCGAGGAAGCCCTCGCGGTCGCGCTGTACGCCGTGCTGGCGACGGCTCCGGAAACGGGAGCCGAACCTGACACGTCCGCAGGCGCAGGCGCCGGCGAGGCCCACTTCCGCGCGGCGATCCCCGTCGCGGTGAACCACAGCGGGGACAGCGACTCGACGGCGTCGATCGCGGGGAACATCCTGGGGGCATACTACGGCGAGCAGTGCCTGCCGGCGGGCTGGCTGGCCGCGCTGGAGGCCCCGGAGGTCATCCGGGGCATGGCGTCGAGGCTGGCAGCCGTCACCGGCTCATAG
- a CDS encoding exonuclease SbcCD subunit D, protein MRLLHTSDWHLGRSFHGVGMLDAQRDFIDQLVTYVREEAVDVVLIAGDVYDRALPGVDVVRLLDDALVRLTGAGAQVVLTSGNHDSAIRLGFASRLLERGGVHLRTRLDELDQPVVLPLGDSAVNETGVDDTAPVLAIYGIPWLEPRLVAEQLGAGAASHFEVTRAATERIRADVRHRGAARTVHSVVLAHTFASGGISSDSERDLSIGGVGAVPLDLFDGFGYTALGHLHGRQELSPSVRYSGSPLAYSFSEAKHRKGGWLVEVDADGIGQVREVLWDAPRTLAVLRGKLEHLLESEDFAWAEGAYCQITLTDAARPAQAMDRLRARFPDTLVLGFDPEGAGAAPKASYSSRLAEADDDLSVCCGFLEHVRGRPASDAESEVLAEALEAVRLAGVSL, encoded by the coding sequence ATGCGGTTATTGCACACTTCCGACTGGCACCTGGGCCGTTCGTTCCACGGCGTTGGCATGCTGGACGCCCAGCGCGACTTCATTGACCAGCTCGTGACGTACGTCCGGGAAGAGGCCGTGGACGTCGTCCTCATCGCCGGAGACGTCTATGACCGCGCCCTGCCGGGAGTCGACGTCGTCCGCCTGCTGGACGACGCCCTGGTGCGCCTCACGGGCGCCGGTGCCCAAGTTGTCCTGACCAGCGGCAATCACGACTCCGCCATCAGGCTGGGGTTTGCCTCGCGGCTGCTCGAACGCGGGGGAGTGCACCTGCGCACGCGGCTCGACGAACTGGACCAGCCCGTGGTCCTTCCGCTCGGTGACAGCGCAGTGAACGAAACCGGCGTGGATGATACGGCGCCCGTGCTGGCCATTTACGGCATCCCCTGGCTGGAGCCCAGACTGGTCGCCGAGCAGTTGGGGGCCGGGGCCGCAAGCCACTTCGAGGTCACGCGCGCCGCCACCGAACGGATCCGGGCGGACGTGCGCCACCGGGGCGCAGCCCGGACCGTCCACTCAGTGGTCCTGGCGCACACGTTCGCCAGCGGAGGCATCAGCTCTGACAGCGAGCGGGACCTGAGCATCGGGGGCGTCGGCGCGGTCCCGCTGGATCTCTTCGACGGCTTTGGCTACACAGCCCTGGGTCACCTGCACGGCCGGCAGGAGCTCTCGCCGTCGGTGCGCTACTCGGGCTCGCCGCTGGCCTACTCGTTCTCCGAAGCAAAGCACCGGAAGGGCGGCTGGCTTGTGGAGGTCGACGCCGATGGCATCGGACAGGTGCGCGAGGTGCTGTGGGATGCGCCCCGGACGCTCGCCGTGCTGCGGGGGAAGCTGGAGCACCTCCTGGAATCGGAGGACTTTGCCTGGGCCGAGGGCGCCTATTGCCAGATCACGCTGACGGACGCCGCGCGCCCCGCCCAGGCCATGGACCGGCTGCGGGCACGATTCCCCGACACTTTGGTGCTCGGCTTCGATCCCGAGGGCGCCGGCGCGGCGCCGAAGGCCAGCTACAGCAGCCGGCTGGCCGAAGCTGATGACGACCTCTCCGTCTGCTGCGGCTTCCTGGAGCACGTCCGGGGCCGGCCCGCATCCGACGCCGAATCAGAGGTACTCGCCGAGGCCCTCGAAGCCGTGCGCCTGGCAGGGGTGTCACTGTGA
- a CDS encoding DUF202 domain-containing protein, with translation MSPEAARDPGLQPERTSLAWRRTLLALVVADLLIWRSWALAASRGGAPGPVDYLGVCALVAVAATVVLGLCVLVRGHELRRSSVAPPAALLRWSAAAVVGLASSAVAAVALGH, from the coding sequence GTGAGCCCCGAGGCGGCCCGGGATCCCGGGCTGCAGCCCGAACGGACCTCCCTGGCCTGGCGCCGGACCCTGCTGGCACTCGTCGTGGCGGACCTGCTGATCTGGCGCAGCTGGGCTCTCGCCGCTTCCCGGGGCGGCGCCCCGGGGCCCGTTGATTATCTTGGTGTCTGTGCGCTCGTCGCCGTGGCCGCGACCGTGGTCCTGGGCCTGTGCGTGCTCGTGCGCGGACACGAACTCCGGCGGTCCTCCGTCGCGCCGCCGGCAGCACTCCTGCGCTGGTCGGCCGCCGCCGTCGTCGGCCTTGCCTCCAGCGCCGTCGCTGCGGTGGCGCTGGGGCACTGA
- a CDS encoding SMC family ATPase, with product MRIHRLEISAFGPFAGTERIDFDRLSAHGLFLLNGATGAGKTSVLDAICFALYGQVPGARQDGKRLRSDHAEAAAEPRVTCEFSAKGRHFEVSRSPAWDKPSARGKNGFTLQQANTLLRERIDGVWVEKSGRNDEAGAEITDVLGMNREQFTRVVMLPQGDFAAFLRSKASDRLELLQSLFGTQRFEAVEQELTRQAQAAKAEVASLTARLDLLLAQAESETAALELDSADAPGRDAPDALLAWLNDAAATAAADRRAAAAAAERESAEQASLVETANARAGRHAKLAAAEQRRNAADAAVPVLTEKALTLGLHRKAEVLGGQLRAVESAAAAEARARTALLEAARLLRSAAVTDPELAGLELAGLELGGLEHGGLEHGGASDGSAPFDSAALRNVLEELRSLRAVLTERLPDESRLTGLTDRRRRLRLQLQELETGRQAGGSALAALRSESAALSAGTGSLEELAAEVQLRTKEATAADELVAIVGRYLAAAATCSAVTERHAAARSEHQDLRQHWLDLREQRLTNAAAELAAQLLAGVPCPVCGSPDHPEPAPAADSALAVAEAEKAAQEASDTAEEALAALGRDLAEARQNVAVLAAQGGSTPPEEARADAALARERADDASRAASDLAERRARLADLETAITAADRAQAEAASGIAQTHSTIAEVDEQAGALEHALDALRAGHSSLDQRIAAIAGTTAVVERADAAQSALEQAGSRAAEAHRQLEQALPAAGFTTEAAARAALLPGTEAAGLEAAVRAGQDEAARLQELFAGEELSLAAAERAAGDLVSDAALEQLRAESAAAERHAREAVLAAGLAENTVRTLGRLAGDYAELAGAGREPRERAALLAAVADAAKGGGDNTYRMSLNSYVLAARLEQVAVAASERLIGMSDGRYTLQHTDAKAARGAKSGLGLEVVDEWTGQRRDTATLSGGESFMASLALALGLADVVQHESGGVDIETLFVDEGFGSLDEAALEQVMDALEGLRDGGRVVGLVSHVAEMKQRIGTQLQVIKGRNGSTLDISDDTPV from the coding sequence GTGAGGATCCACCGCCTGGAGATTTCCGCCTTCGGCCCGTTCGCCGGCACGGAGCGGATCGACTTCGACCGGCTCAGCGCGCACGGATTGTTCCTGCTTAACGGCGCCACCGGTGCAGGCAAGACCAGCGTCCTGGACGCCATCTGTTTCGCCCTGTACGGGCAGGTTCCCGGGGCCAGGCAGGACGGCAAACGGCTCCGCAGCGACCACGCGGAAGCCGCCGCCGAGCCGCGCGTCACGTGCGAGTTCTCGGCCAAGGGCCGGCACTTCGAAGTCTCCCGCTCTCCCGCCTGGGACAAGCCGAGCGCCCGGGGCAAGAACGGCTTCACGCTCCAGCAGGCCAACACGCTGCTGCGCGAACGCATTGACGGTGTCTGGGTGGAAAAATCCGGCCGGAATGACGAGGCCGGAGCCGAAATTACCGATGTCCTGGGCATGAACCGGGAGCAGTTCACACGCGTGGTCATGCTGCCGCAGGGCGACTTCGCGGCGTTTCTGCGCTCCAAGGCATCCGACCGCCTGGAACTGCTGCAGAGTCTTTTCGGCACCCAGCGCTTTGAAGCAGTGGAACAGGAACTGACCCGGCAGGCCCAGGCCGCCAAGGCGGAGGTGGCAAGCCTGACCGCGAGGCTTGACCTGCTGCTGGCCCAGGCCGAGTCCGAAACCGCGGCGCTCGAACTCGACTCCGCGGATGCCCCCGGCAGGGACGCGCCCGATGCACTTCTGGCCTGGCTTAACGACGCCGCGGCAACCGCCGCAGCGGATCGCCGGGCCGCGGCCGCCGCAGCAGAGCGAGAGTCCGCTGAACAGGCCTCCCTGGTGGAGACCGCCAATGCGCGGGCAGGCCGCCACGCCAAACTTGCTGCCGCGGAACAGCGCCGGAACGCCGCCGACGCCGCCGTACCCGTCCTGACGGAAAAGGCCCTCACACTGGGACTTCACCGCAAAGCCGAAGTGCTCGGCGGCCAGTTGCGCGCCGTCGAAAGTGCCGCGGCAGCCGAGGCCCGGGCGCGAACGGCCCTGCTGGAGGCCGCGCGGCTCTTGCGGTCGGCCGCTGTCACGGACCCCGAGCTCGCCGGGCTGGAGCTCGCCGGGCTGGAGCTCGGCGGGTTGGAGCACGGCGGGTTGGAGCACGGCGGCGCCAGTGACGGCAGTGCCCCGTTCGACAGTGCAGCCCTCCGGAACGTCCTCGAGGAACTGCGGTCCCTACGCGCCGTGCTCACCGAACGCCTGCCCGACGAATCCCGGCTCACAGGGCTCACGGACCGGCGCCGCCGGCTGCGCCTCCAGTTGCAGGAGCTGGAAACCGGGCGGCAGGCGGGCGGTTCTGCGCTGGCTGCCCTGCGCTCTGAATCGGCGGCCCTGTCCGCCGGAACGGGCTCGCTTGAGGAGCTGGCCGCGGAAGTCCAGCTGCGCACCAAGGAGGCCACAGCGGCAGACGAACTCGTGGCCATCGTGGGCCGCTACCTCGCCGCCGCGGCCACGTGCTCGGCAGTCACCGAACGGCACGCCGCGGCCCGGTCCGAGCACCAGGACCTGAGGCAGCACTGGCTCGACCTCCGCGAACAACGGCTCACCAACGCCGCAGCCGAGCTCGCCGCCCAACTCCTCGCCGGAGTGCCATGCCCGGTCTGCGGCAGCCCGGACCACCCGGAGCCGGCCCCGGCCGCGGACTCCGCCCTGGCCGTCGCCGAGGCTGAGAAGGCCGCGCAGGAGGCCAGCGACACGGCGGAAGAGGCGCTCGCCGCCCTCGGCCGCGACCTCGCCGAGGCCCGGCAGAACGTTGCCGTCCTGGCCGCCCAGGGCGGCAGCACGCCTCCCGAAGAAGCCCGGGCCGATGCAGCCCTGGCCCGGGAGCGGGCGGACGATGCCAGCCGCGCGGCATCGGACCTTGCCGAACGCCGGGCCCGGCTGGCGGATCTCGAGACGGCGATCACCGCCGCCGACCGGGCCCAGGCCGAAGCCGCCTCGGGTATCGCCCAAACGCATTCGACCATCGCCGAAGTCGACGAACAGGCCGGGGCCCTCGAACACGCCCTGGACGCGCTGCGGGCCGGCCACTCGAGCCTGGATCAACGGATCGCGGCGATTGCCGGAACCACCGCGGTCGTGGAACGGGCCGACGCCGCCCAGTCGGCGCTGGAGCAGGCCGGCAGCCGCGCCGCGGAGGCGCACCGGCAGCTCGAACAGGCACTGCCCGCGGCCGGTTTCACCACAGAAGCCGCGGCCCGGGCAGCGCTGCTGCCGGGGACGGAGGCAGCCGGTCTTGAGGCAGCCGTCCGGGCCGGGCAGGACGAGGCCGCCAGGCTCCAGGAACTGTTCGCCGGAGAGGAGCTCTCTCTGGCAGCCGCCGAGCGGGCCGCCGGGGACCTCGTCAGCGATGCCGCCCTTGAACAGCTCCGCGCGGAGTCGGCCGCGGCGGAACGCCATGCCCGGGAAGCCGTGCTCGCGGCCGGGCTGGCCGAAAACACCGTCCGCACCCTCGGACGCCTCGCCGGTGATTACGCAGAACTCGCTGGGGCCGGCCGGGAACCGCGGGAACGGGCCGCGCTGCTCGCCGCCGTGGCCGACGCGGCCAAGGGCGGAGGCGACAACACCTACCGGATGAGCCTGAACAGCTATGTCCTCGCCGCCAGGCTTGAGCAGGTGGCCGTCGCCGCCTCGGAACGCCTGATCGGCATGAGCGACGGCCGGTACACCCTGCAGCACACCGACGCCAAGGCCGCGCGGGGCGCCAAATCCGGCCTCGGCCTGGAAGTGGTCGATGAGTGGACCGGCCAGCGCCGGGATACCGCCACCCTCTCCGGGGGCGAGTCCTTCATGGCCTCACTGGCCCTGGCCCTCGGCCTGGCCGACGTCGTGCAGCATGAGTCCGGCGGCGTGGACATCGAGACGCTCTTCGTGGACGAGGGGTTCGGGAGCCTCGACGAAGCGGCTCTGGAGCAGGTCATGGACGCCCTCGAGGGCCTCCGGGACGGCGGCAGGGTAGTGGGACTCGTGAGCCATGTTGCGGAGATGAAACAGCGCATCGGCACACAGCTCCAAGTCATTAAGGGCCGCAACGGCTCCACCCTGGACATCAGCGACGACACACCGGTCTGA
- a CDS encoding exonuclease domain-containing protein: MGLDFTAIDFETANGFRGSPCAVGLSKVRGGVVVEEASWLMRPPENHDAFDHHNVRIHGIRPDQVAGLPRFGELFPEIGAFIGGDVLAAHNAAFDLGVIRSGLEVSGLPGPAYDYVCTVMLSRRCYSLVSNSLPYAAEEAGVPLVNHHDAAEDARACAGILIDIAGRNGAASIAELHLSLGLALSHQPAFDPRRDPLSKATLAALEALAGGNAGGNVGAPGRSFRAGWPEEGPNPVPNAEASPGHPLFGQTVVFTGELAIPRPEAKIRSAELGARPESRVTARTTVLVVGDGFVAADLRSGRLTGKARRVLELHERGQRIEVLSEGEFLQMVGGHVAATPA; this comes from the coding sequence GTGGGTTTGGACTTTACGGCGATCGACTTTGAGACCGCGAACGGCTTCCGCGGTTCACCGTGCGCCGTTGGCCTGAGCAAGGTCCGCGGCGGTGTCGTCGTCGAGGAGGCCTCCTGGCTGATGCGGCCGCCGGAAAACCATGACGCTTTCGATCACCACAACGTCCGGATCCACGGCATCCGCCCGGACCAGGTGGCAGGCCTGCCGCGCTTCGGGGAACTGTTCCCGGAGATCGGGGCGTTCATTGGCGGGGACGTGCTGGCGGCCCACAACGCGGCGTTCGATCTCGGCGTGATCCGCTCCGGCCTGGAAGTGTCCGGCCTGCCCGGACCCGCCTACGACTACGTCTGCACGGTGATGCTGTCCCGGCGCTGTTACTCGCTGGTGTCCAATTCTCTGCCCTACGCCGCCGAGGAAGCCGGCGTGCCGCTGGTCAACCACCACGATGCCGCCGAGGACGCGCGTGCCTGCGCCGGCATCCTGATCGACATCGCCGGCCGCAACGGGGCGGCGAGCATCGCGGAACTCCACCTGTCCCTGGGCCTGGCGTTGTCCCACCAGCCGGCCTTCGATCCCCGGCGCGACCCTTTGTCCAAGGCCACTCTGGCCGCCCTGGAGGCGCTCGCCGGCGGAAACGCCGGCGGAAATGTTGGCGCACCGGGCCGTTCCTTCCGGGCAGGATGGCCGGAGGAAGGCCCCAACCCTGTCCCCAATGCCGAGGCCAGCCCCGGCCACCCGCTGTTCGGCCAGACCGTGGTCTTCACCGGCGAACTGGCGATTCCCCGGCCCGAAGCCAAGATCCGCTCGGCCGAGCTCGGCGCCCGGCCCGAAAGCCGGGTCACGGCCCGCACCACCGTCCTGGTGGTGGGCGACGGCTTTGTGGCCGCGGACCTGCGCTCCGGCCGGCTCACCGGCAAGGCACGCCGCGTCCTGGAGCTGCACGAACGCGGGCAGCGGATCGAAGTCCTGTCGGAGGGAGAATTCCTCCAGATGGTCGGCGGCCACGTGGCCGCCACACCCGCCTGA
- a CDS encoding DUF4395 domain-containing protein produces MPSASVASKRGIDWRAVFAFPNPVNEYAARITAALVVALSAVTLLTGFGWGLAIIAAGFWLRVLFGPRISPLAQLSVKVLTPRFGRTRLVPGPPKRFAQGIGAAVSTTAALLLAAGLAPAAWILLAVLIVAASLEAFAGFCLGCTIFGFLQRRGLIPEDVCEACNNISLRRA; encoded by the coding sequence ATGCCTTCAGCGTCAGTGGCGTCCAAGCGCGGCATTGACTGGCGCGCGGTGTTCGCTTTCCCGAACCCCGTGAACGAGTACGCCGCCCGCATCACCGCCGCGCTGGTCGTGGCGCTGTCCGCCGTGACCCTGCTGACCGGTTTCGGGTGGGGACTCGCCATCATCGCGGCCGGGTTCTGGCTGCGTGTGCTGTTCGGCCCGCGGATCTCGCCCCTGGCCCAGCTCTCGGTCAAGGTCCTGACGCCCCGGTTCGGACGGACCCGGCTTGTTCCCGGTCCGCCCAAGCGGTTTGCGCAGGGGATCGGCGCCGCCGTGTCCACCACTGCGGCGCTGCTGCTGGCGGCCGGCCTCGCGCCGGCGGCCTGGATCCTGCTTGCCGTGCTGATCGTGGCCGCGTCCCTGGAGGCGTTCGCCGGGTTCTGCCTCGGCTGCACCATCTTCGGCTTCCTGCAGCGCCGGGGGCTCATCCCCGAGGACGTCTGCGAAGCCTGCAACAACATCTCGCTCCGGCGCGCCTAG
- a CDS encoding DUF202 domain-containing protein, whose product MREPAWRKTGNTPDYRFSLANERTFLAWIRTSLALIAGALAIDQLAPEIAPGPVRIVLCVILAFLGAGLAVLSYHRWGLMEAAMRNDRELPFSAVMLVMTIGVAAAALVFAVLILVAR is encoded by the coding sequence ATGCGTGAACCAGCGTGGCGGAAGACCGGAAACACGCCCGACTACAGGTTCTCCCTGGCCAACGAACGGACGTTCCTGGCCTGGATCCGCACGTCCCTGGCCCTGATTGCGGGGGCCCTGGCGATTGACCAGCTGGCCCCCGAGATTGCCCCCGGACCTGTCCGGATCGTGCTGTGCGTCATCCTCGCGTTCCTGGGCGCGGGCCTGGCCGTCCTGTCCTACCACCGGTGGGGACTCATGGAGGCCGCCATGCGGAACGACCGGGAGCTGCCGTTCTCCGCCGTGATGCTCGTGATGACGATCGGCGTCGCAGCCGCGGCGCTGGTGTTCGCAGTCCTGATCCTGGTGGCGCGGTGA
- a CDS encoding aquaporin, giving the protein MTLLEPAPGAIGVQPASDETVRPGLVARLSAEAFGTLIVVVAGLGVPLFTIPQSNPLPGALAAGLALTAAMLAVGYISGGHFNPAVTLGNVIAGRIRLADAAAYLGAQLVGAVLGAVALFGVLRTVPKIDDSQAAFATVTAGFGEHSIIQVPMAGVLLVEVLGTALLVAVFLATTAARNPARAAAPFAVGLTTAMLLQLGQAIGNVPFNPARATASAIFSGPDALGQLWLFWVAPVVGAAIAGLVFRGFAQSTGRTAPASEARSDARSGDRRAGDTAAVADQDDSGLDDAELAAEGLDDAVLDDAELAAVTTNTDTYLGAATRRSDVKAPAEDEARSFFDRKGGQ; this is encoded by the coding sequence ATGACTCTGCTTGAGCCAGCCCCCGGGGCCATTGGCGTCCAGCCCGCCAGCGACGAAACAGTCCGGCCCGGACTCGTGGCCCGGCTGTCGGCCGAGGCATTCGGAACCCTGATCGTCGTGGTGGCAGGCCTGGGCGTGCCGCTGTTCACCATTCCGCAGTCGAACCCGCTGCCCGGCGCCCTGGCGGCTGGTCTGGCCCTGACGGCTGCAATGCTGGCCGTCGGCTACATCTCAGGCGGGCACTTCAACCCTGCCGTCACCCTGGGGAACGTCATTGCCGGACGGATCCGGCTGGCCGATGCAGCCGCGTACCTCGGCGCGCAGCTCGTGGGTGCCGTGCTCGGCGCCGTCGCCCTGTTCGGCGTCCTGCGCACCGTGCCGAAGATCGACGACTCCCAGGCCGCGTTCGCCACCGTGACGGCCGGGTTCGGAGAGCACTCGATCATCCAGGTGCCCATGGCCGGCGTCCTGCTCGTGGAGGTTCTCGGCACGGCACTGCTCGTGGCCGTCTTCCTCGCCACCACGGCCGCCAGGAACCCGGCGAGGGCGGCCGCCCCCTTCGCGGTCGGCCTGACGACGGCGATGCTCCTCCAGCTTGGGCAGGCGATCGGCAATGTTCCGTTCAACCCGGCCCGGGCAACGGCGTCGGCCATCTTCAGCGGCCCGGATGCGCTGGGGCAGCTGTGGCTGTTCTGGGTTGCACCCGTGGTGGGCGCGGCCATCGCCGGGCTGGTATTCCGCGGCTTCGCCCAGTCGACCGGGCGCACGGCTCCCGCGTCTGAGGCCCGGTCTGACGCCCGGTCCGGCGACCGGCGCGCGGGTGACACGGCAGCCGTCGCAGATCAGGACGACTCAGGCCTGGATGACGCAGAGTTGGCCGCGGAGGGCCTGGATGACGCAGTTCTGGACGACGCAGAGTTGGCCGCCGTCACTACCAACACCGACACCTACCTTGGCGCCGCCACCCGCAGGAGCGACGTCAAGGCCCCGGCCGAGGACGAGGCACGCAGTTTCTTCGACCGCAAGGGTGGCCAGTAA